The Nitrogeniibacter aestuarii genome has a window encoding:
- a CDS encoding pilus assembly protein has product MNTKRNLMRALTRGTFVTLLAAANLPAAYSATDLSDTPINVMNAVSPNIMFTLDDSGSMQFEASPEFQLADAQVPNYPTIWQVAGIQYLFPPRNSNTYNDTGDLYRSWIWTGSQWYFEYLIPDFNINNPVARYARSAAGNPMYYNPNIRYLPWRRSDGTFYPNSTPSSAPLHPTRSVAGTVNLTGTLSLSGFFVSTSSSGGYQNYLSTNFSFKPATYFRYLGTGRLSGFADPNNTVGNFQRVVITSGSTYPKSAERTDCAGSVCTYAEEIQNFANWFTYYRSRGLAARAGIGAAFSSQNENIRVGFGQINTGVNTIDGVDTGTIELGVRKFSGTDRDAFFNRLYNAQIPTLSTPLRRAADDVGQYFMRSDNAGPYGEFPGLTTGTQFSCRPNFHVLMSDGYWSEGTANEARTALARANTDGTAGSTSTTSGAISSANGLPDYTYTPGSPYSDSFQNTLADVAMYYWKNDLRTDATMKNDVKPRDTDPAFWQHVAMYNIGLGVTGSVSSDLIDQALAGDPTTINWPNPANGNPEKLDDFAHAAINSRGGFFSAAEPDVFAEELTRTLDAIVAQTSAAAAVAVTDVNLASNALNLIFSTEYESGGWTGDLFAEKVDPATGNILPDVVWAAGSAGEQLTQRAPDTRYIVTYDTATNTGVQFQPVGSSTSSTVNNAQQTSLNTSLTNLDGAAVINYLRGDRSLEGTVYRTRNSLLGDMVNAEPVLLNPPEADYSGNEYTDYETFKSANANRERVIFVGSNDGMVHAFDALTGAELWAYIPSQALDDLNHLTNVGGLTHEYHVDGLMTTGDVDFEDTGGNNGNGTDWRTILVGGLGKGGRGFYALDVTDPTPDDEADAATRVLWEFPNASTSALYADNVGYSFGRPIILKADGEWVVVVSSGYNNGTSTGGNGHGYLFVLNARTGEVIEAIDTGVGTAANPSGLAQLTAFAYDATIDVTASQIYGGDLLGNLWRFDLSANNSSQWSVTRLAALKDSSGNPQPITTAPKLSVVGTASDSKRMIYVGTGQYLGLSDIPGTGTSNSHAAQTQTMYGLYDDDSLSEIAVRGELVGQTLSTLSNGTRTIVNPQTVDLNTKRGWYLDLNLTGERVNTDPAIAFTTLVFNTNIPNSDPCEPGGSGHQFYLDIATGSLVPGATVVAEFQANALLSRPVLFRTTSGQVRATTRTSAGETLNSDVPTPPGGGTPERVSWRELPEVSQ; this is encoded by the coding sequence ATGAACACAAAACGAAATCTCATGCGCGCCCTGACACGTGGCACGTTCGTCACGCTGCTTGCCGCCGCCAACCTTCCAGCGGCCTACTCAGCGACTGACTTGTCCGACACGCCGATCAACGTGATGAACGCGGTCTCACCGAACATCATGTTCACTCTGGACGACTCCGGCTCAATGCAGTTTGAAGCCAGCCCGGAATTCCAGCTTGCCGACGCTCAGGTGCCCAACTACCCAACCATCTGGCAGGTTGCAGGCATCCAATACCTGTTCCCTCCCCGCAACAGCAACACGTACAACGACACGGGCGACCTTTACCGGTCTTGGATCTGGACTGGGAGTCAGTGGTATTTCGAGTATCTCATCCCGGATTTCAATATCAACAACCCGGTTGCCCGATACGCTCGCTCGGCCGCGGGCAATCCTATGTACTACAACCCGAACATCCGCTACCTGCCCTGGCGACGTTCGGACGGCACGTTCTACCCCAATTCAACTCCGTCCAGCGCACCTTTGCACCCCACTCGCAGTGTGGCGGGCACCGTGAATCTCACGGGCACACTCTCCCTGTCCGGATTTTTCGTTTCCACGTCGAGTTCCGGCGGGTATCAGAACTACCTCAGTACGAACTTCAGCTTCAAACCCGCGACTTACTTCCGCTACCTGGGCACCGGGCGGCTGAGTGGATTCGCGGATCCCAACAATACGGTTGGCAACTTTCAGCGTGTCGTGATCACGAGCGGCAGCACGTATCCGAAATCAGCCGAGAGAACCGACTGTGCCGGATCTGTGTGCACCTATGCCGAGGAAATCCAGAACTTCGCCAACTGGTTTACCTACTATCGATCGCGTGGCCTGGCCGCCCGAGCGGGCATTGGCGCAGCATTTTCGTCTCAGAACGAAAACATCCGGGTCGGCTTCGGACAGATCAATACCGGCGTAAATACTATTGACGGCGTTGACACCGGCACGATTGAACTAGGCGTTCGCAAGTTCTCCGGCACCGACCGTGATGCGTTTTTCAATCGCCTCTACAACGCACAGATCCCCACACTGTCCACGCCACTGCGGCGCGCAGCAGACGACGTGGGCCAGTATTTCATGCGTAGCGACAACGCGGGACCCTATGGTGAATTCCCGGGGCTCACCACCGGCACTCAGTTCTCGTGCCGGCCCAACTTCCACGTGCTGATGTCCGACGGCTACTGGTCCGAAGGTACGGCCAACGAAGCCCGCACCGCACTTGCACGTGCAAACACCGATGGTACAGCCGGCTCCACATCCACCACCTCGGGGGCCATCAGCTCGGCCAATGGCCTACCTGACTATACCTATACGCCCGGATCGCCCTACTCCGACTCCTTCCAAAATACACTGGCTGACGTCGCCATGTATTACTGGAAGAACGATTTGCGCACCGACGCGACGATGAAGAACGACGTCAAGCCGCGCGACACGGATCCCGCGTTCTGGCAACACGTCGCCATGTACAACATCGGCCTTGGCGTGACGGGATCGGTGAGCAGCGACCTGATCGACCAAGCCTTGGCTGGCGACCCGACTACCATCAACTGGCCGAATCCGGCCAACGGCAATCCGGAAAAACTGGACGATTTTGCGCATGCGGCCATCAACAGTCGCGGCGGCTTCTTCAGTGCTGCAGAGCCCGACGTGTTTGCTGAAGAGCTCACGCGTACCCTCGACGCCATCGTGGCTCAGACGTCTGCCGCAGCGGCCGTTGCCGTGACCGACGTCAATCTTGCCAGCAATGCACTCAACCTGATATTCAGCACCGAGTACGAGTCTGGCGGCTGGACTGGCGACCTCTTCGCCGAGAAGGTAGACCCCGCAACCGGCAACATCCTTCCGGACGTGGTCTGGGCCGCAGGCTCCGCCGGGGAGCAGCTCACGCAGCGTGCGCCGGACACGCGCTACATCGTCACCTATGACACTGCCACCAACACTGGTGTGCAGTTTCAGCCAGTGGGCTCGAGCACATCGAGCACGGTCAACAATGCACAGCAAACGTCACTCAACACGTCACTGACCAACCTGGATGGGGCCGCAGTCATCAATTACCTGCGCGGCGACAGAAGCCTTGAGGGAACGGTCTATCGAACCCGTAACAGCCTGCTCGGCGACATGGTCAACGCAGAGCCGGTCCTGCTCAACCCACCTGAGGCCGACTACTCCGGAAATGAGTACACGGATTATGAGACCTTCAAATCCGCCAATGCGAACCGGGAACGGGTGATCTTCGTCGGTAGCAACGACGGCATGGTGCACGCGTTCGATGCGCTGACCGGCGCAGAGCTGTGGGCCTATATCCCCAGCCAGGCGCTGGACGATCTCAACCACCTCACAAACGTCGGCGGCCTGACGCATGAATATCATGTGGATGGGTTAATGACCACGGGCGATGTGGATTTTGAAGACACCGGAGGCAACAACGGAAACGGAACCGACTGGCGCACGATTCTTGTGGGCGGCCTGGGTAAGGGTGGGCGCGGCTTCTATGCGCTGGATGTGACCGACCCCACGCCCGACGACGAAGCAGATGCAGCCACCCGAGTCCTTTGGGAGTTTCCGAATGCGTCCACTTCGGCGCTTTATGCGGACAACGTGGGCTACAGTTTCGGTCGGCCGATCATCCTGAAAGCTGACGGCGAATGGGTGGTCGTCGTCTCCTCTGGGTACAACAACGGGACTTCCACGGGTGGGAACGGACATGGCTACCTGTTCGTGCTCAATGCGCGCACGGGCGAGGTGATCGAGGCCATTGATACAGGAGTGGGTACGGCGGCCAACCCGAGCGGTCTTGCCCAACTGACTGCCTTCGCGTACGACGCTACCATTGATGTCACGGCTTCACAGATCTACGGCGGCGATCTCCTCGGCAACCTGTGGCGCTTCGACCTGTCAGCCAATAACAGCAGCCAGTGGAGCGTGACTCGTTTGGCCGCCTTGAAGGATAGTTCAGGCAACCCCCAACCCATCACCACGGCCCCCAAGCTCAGCGTGGTGGGTACGGCCAGCGATTCCAAGCGGATGATCTATGTGGGCACCGGCCAGTATCTCGGACTCAGCGACATTCCGGGCACGGGCACATCAAATTCCCATGCCGCCCAGACCCAGACCATGTACGGGCTTTACGATGATGACAGCCTTAGTGAAATCGCCGTACGCGGAGAACTCGTCGGGCAGACGCTCAGTACGCTCTCCAACGGGACTCGGACCATCGTGAATCCGCAAACCGTCGACTTGAATACCAAGCGGGGATGGTACCTGGACCTCAACCTGACCGGTGAGCGAGTGAACACGGACCCGGCGATCGCGTTTACCACGCTGGTCTTCAACACCAACATCCCTAACTCGGACCCGTGCGAACCCGGTGGCTCCGGTCATCAGTTCTACCTGGACATCGCCACGGGCTCACTGGTTCCTGGTGCTACCGTTGTCGCCGAATTCCAAGCAAATGCACTGCTTTCTCGCCCAGTGCTTTTCCGCACGACGAGTGGTCAGGTTCGCGCAACAACGCGTACCTCAGCGGGTGAAACCCTCAATAGCGATGTCCCGACGCCTCCCGGAGGCGGCACACCCGAGCGCGTCTCCTGGCGGGAACTGCCTGAGGTCTCCCAGTAA
- a CDS encoding pilus assembly PilX family protein → MNTNLKHRRQRGVVLILALIILATMMIGAAALTRTISNANAIAGNLSFKQNSLNIADIGIETAITDMTTSILGASQENYWPNSCSVANGDCTYYPNQQAADAKGVPLTINWSSVATIASLSIPSGYSVQYVADRMCDPAAGLPIDNPIDDCVSETFNDGRQGGDLSVGGKKLTEANAVAYRVTVRVTGPKSTETFVQAIVKM, encoded by the coding sequence ATGAATACGAATCTGAAGCATCGTCGTCAGCGCGGCGTCGTGCTCATTCTTGCCTTGATTATTCTGGCGACCATGATGATCGGCGCCGCGGCACTGACACGAACGATTTCAAATGCAAACGCTATCGCGGGCAACCTGTCATTCAAACAGAACTCTTTGAATATCGCGGATATTGGCATCGAAACCGCTATTACGGACATGACCACGAGCATTTTGGGAGCGTCGCAGGAGAACTATTGGCCGAACAGTTGCAGCGTAGCGAACGGGGATTGCACTTATTACCCCAATCAGCAGGCTGCGGACGCGAAGGGGGTTCCGCTGACAATCAACTGGTCTTCGGTCGCCACCATCGCCAGCCTCTCAATCCCGAGCGGTTATTCGGTTCAGTACGTCGCCGACCGTATGTGCGATCCGGCCGCTGGACTCCCGATTGACAATCCGATCGATGACTGTGTTTCAGAAACATTCAACGATGGGCGACAGGGTGGTGACCTCAGTGTCGGCGGCAAGAAACTGACGGAAGCCAACGCGGTGGCCTACCGCGTGACAGTTCGTGTTACCGGCCCCAAGTCGACCGAAACCTTTGTTCAAGCCATCGTGAAGATGTAA
- a CDS encoding PilW family protein: protein MYAKPQPVAAFVRQCGMSLVELLVGIAIAMIASVFMLQLFSVNEGQQRVASGGADAITNGQIALFQIERDLRMAGLSVGAMSCPDILIFYQGLGTQSVSTFPVRLSADTNFLISASDYVPDDSDQVEVLYSASPLGAIPSVLQTAMPTSSSVLRVDDGHGFFQGELVLLGDPAYPSKPCAIVQMSKDGQRTGTANTTTSGTMWNLLHSSGSFPYNTPNGTDFFPAGDPTASPPIPAGYGVGALAFRLGDMVRQRYRISNNDELVVDDLSDPSAVTTITLAKGVVALKGLYAIDTSVIPDGVADEFWSRDEMEAKIAGNAVKPHQVVGARIALVVRNSQYDREYTSPFASGKELWDGGPVLTIGGTYGPNYRYAVLQTAVPFRNVIWNTP, encoded by the coding sequence ATGTACGCGAAACCACAACCGGTCGCTGCTTTTGTCCGCCAGTGCGGCATGTCGCTCGTCGAGCTGCTCGTGGGCATTGCCATTGCCATGATTGCCAGCGTCTTCATGCTGCAGCTGTTTTCCGTAAACGAAGGCCAACAGCGTGTCGCATCGGGAGGCGCAGACGCTATTACCAACGGACAGATTGCGCTGTTCCAGATCGAACGCGATCTTCGAATGGCCGGGCTTTCCGTCGGTGCAATGAGTTGCCCTGACATCCTGATCTTCTACCAAGGCCTTGGCACTCAGAGTGTCTCAACTTTTCCTGTGCGGCTTTCAGCAGACACCAACTTCCTGATCAGTGCTTCTGATTATGTTCCCGACGACAGCGATCAGGTTGAAGTTTTGTACAGCGCTTCTCCACTTGGTGCGATCCCAAGCGTTCTGCAAACCGCCATGCCTACGTCCTCGTCTGTCTTGCGTGTCGATGACGGCCATGGTTTTTTCCAGGGGGAACTCGTACTACTCGGTGACCCCGCGTACCCAAGCAAACCGTGCGCGATCGTTCAAATGAGCAAGGACGGACAACGTACGGGTACCGCGAATACGACAACAAGCGGAACCATGTGGAATCTTCTGCACAGTTCCGGTTCCTTTCCATATAACACGCCCAACGGCACAGACTTCTTCCCAGCGGGTGACCCTACTGCAAGCCCCCCTATTCCAGCAGGCTACGGCGTTGGCGCCCTCGCTTTCCGACTGGGCGATATGGTCCGACAGCGCTACCGAATCAGCAATAACGATGAGCTGGTGGTGGATGATCTGTCCGACCCGTCTGCCGTGACAACCATCACCCTCGCGAAAGGCGTCGTTGCGTTGAAGGGCCTTTACGCTATTGACACCAGCGTCATCCCTGACGGTGTTGCTGACGAGTTCTGGTCACGCGATGAGATGGAAGCGAAAATTGCAGGCAACGCAGTTAAGCCCCACCAAGTCGTCGGAGCCCGGATCGCGCTGGTGGTCCGGAATTCGCAGTATGACCGGGAATACACCTCACCGTTTGCCTCCGGCAAGGAACTGTGGGATGGCGGGCCGGTACTGACCATTGGCGGCACCTATGGGCCCAACTACCGGTATGCGGTGCTCCAAACCGCGGTGCCCTTCCGTAACGTCATCTGGAACACGCCATGA
- the pilV gene encoding type IV pilus modification protein PilV, giving the protein MRMKFSLRQSQRGIALLEALIAILVFSLGVLGIVSLQASSARAVAEASVRADAAMLANQVIGMMWADATANIGSYAYLSGTSTGSLCEAPFAAGAAAASTPTGNLATWLGSSSEPGSVLGTLPGGQARIQIIGAGSTNIATVTVCWQSADPQSASGFTMHNYETVSQIQR; this is encoded by the coding sequence ATGCGTATGAAATTCTCACTTCGCCAATCGCAACGAGGCATTGCCCTACTTGAAGCACTCATTGCAATCCTCGTCTTTTCGCTTGGGGTGCTCGGCATCGTCAGTCTGCAAGCCAGTTCGGCACGGGCTGTGGCCGAAGCGTCGGTCCGTGCCGACGCTGCCATGCTGGCCAACCAAGTCATCGGCATGATGTGGGCAGACGCCACTGCCAACATTGGCTCATACGCCTACCTGTCCGGCACCTCAACCGGCTCACTGTGTGAGGCGCCCTTCGCTGCAGGCGCAGCGGCTGCGTCCACTCCTACCGGCAATCTTGCCACGTGGCTGGGCTCGTCCAGCGAGCCCGGCTCGGTTCTTGGCACCCTTCCGGGCGGTCAGGCGCGCATTCAGATTATTGGCGCGGGTTCAACCAACATTGCCACGGTCACCGTCTGCTGGCAGTCAGCGGATCCACAATCTGCCTCGGGATTCACCATGCACAACTACGAGACGGTCTCGCAGATTCAGAGGTAA
- a CDS encoding GspH/FimT family pseudopilin codes for MLLKRHSSGFSLVEMMVVVVILGVIASLAAPSFSQWITNRRIRTAAESVLSGLQMARAEAVRRNASVRFQLMSNTGPGCAPRATGPAWVVSRGAAAGLCSVSPSNTTSTPTAADPIIIASNGGAEASVDTQVIGADGRTLAVFDGLGRILSSTTATSLACIDIDVPTSTLPAADSRNLRIMISSGGQVRMCDPNVTADTRDPRYCDAANAGQNRCV; via the coding sequence ATGCTACTGAAACGTCATTCCAGCGGATTTTCACTGGTCGAGATGATGGTTGTGGTCGTCATCCTGGGCGTCATCGCCTCACTTGCCGCCCCATCTTTCAGTCAGTGGATCACCAACCGCCGAATTCGCACCGCTGCTGAATCCGTCCTTTCCGGACTGCAGATGGCTCGCGCCGAGGCCGTCCGCAGAAATGCATCGGTTCGTTTTCAACTGATGTCTAACACTGGGCCGGGCTGTGCGCCGAGGGCGACCGGACCGGCCTGGGTGGTCAGCCGTGGCGCTGCTGCCGGGCTGTGCAGTGTCTCCCCGTCCAACACGACGTCAACGCCCACTGCCGCCGACCCGATCATCATTGCCTCCAACGGCGGCGCCGAAGCGAGTGTCGACACCCAGGTCATTGGTGCAGATGGCCGGACCTTAGCCGTTTTTGATGGACTTGGCCGCATTCTATCGAGCACGACAGCAACATCACTCGCGTGCATCGATATCGATGTCCCGACGTCCACGCTCCCCGCGGCGGACAGCCGAAACCTCCGCATCATGATCTCAAGTGGTGGTCAGGTTCGCATGTGCGACCCTAACGTGACCGCGGACACCCGAGACCCCCGCTACTGCGACGCCGCAAATGCAGGACAGAACCGATGCGTATGA
- a CDS encoding type IV pilin protein: MNNKPQAHQQRGFTLIELMVTVAILAILASIALPSYRDYVLRSQLSEALSGLSEWRVRMEQFYQDNRSYDNGGACGAAAPTSVQYFGFNCATNNGGQGYTLTASGTGQTSAFTYTMNQAGQKATTATKWSGVTSTTCWVVSKSGSCY; the protein is encoded by the coding sequence ATGAACAACAAACCGCAAGCACATCAACAACGAGGTTTCACCCTCATTGAACTAATGGTGACGGTCGCCATCTTGGCAATCCTTGCCTCCATTGCGCTGCCTTCGTATCGGGATTACGTGCTGCGCAGCCAACTCTCGGAGGCGCTGAGCGGCCTGTCCGAATGGCGCGTCCGCATGGAGCAGTTCTATCAGGACAATCGCAGTTATGACAACGGCGGAGCCTGCGGTGCAGCCGCCCCCACTTCAGTTCAGTATTTCGGGTTCAATTGCGCGACGAACAACGGCGGACAAGGATATACCCTGACCGCATCCGGCACGGGCCAAACCTCAGCGTTCACTTACACCATGAATCAAGCAGGCCAGAAGGCAACCACGGCGACCAAGTGGTCCGGCGTGACAAGCACTACCTGCTGGGTCGTCTCTAAGAGCGGATCATGCTACTGA
- a CDS encoding SDR family NAD(P)-dependent oxidoreductase, translated as MNLAGSVFVVTGARSGLGAAVTKRLVDGGARVVGVDVSEGDEVSESSFCFVRADVTDEDAARRVFSVARERFGAVHGLVNCAGVAPAEKVLGREGVHRLDTFMRTISINLMGTFNMLRLAADAIQAVAPNDAGERGVIINTASVAAFDGQIGQAAYAASKGGVVAMTLPLARELARFGVRVMTIAPGIMETPMLSGMPDDVQQALGKMVPFPPRLGKPEEFASLVCHIIENAYLNGEVIRMDGAIRMAPK; from the coding sequence ATGAATCTGGCCGGATCGGTTTTTGTCGTGACAGGGGCTCGCTCAGGTTTGGGGGCGGCGGTCACGAAACGTTTGGTTGATGGTGGAGCGCGTGTCGTCGGGGTTGATGTGTCCGAAGGTGACGAGGTGTCTGAATCTTCGTTTTGCTTCGTCAGGGCTGATGTGACCGACGAAGACGCGGCGCGGCGTGTCTTTTCTGTGGCACGTGAGCGATTCGGTGCGGTTCATGGTCTTGTCAATTGCGCCGGTGTTGCCCCTGCGGAGAAGGTGCTTGGGCGCGAGGGCGTGCATCGGCTCGACACCTTCATGCGAACGATCAGTATCAATCTGATGGGCACGTTCAATATGCTCCGCCTTGCCGCCGATGCGATACAGGCGGTTGCGCCGAACGACGCGGGCGAGCGGGGCGTGATCATCAATACGGCGTCGGTGGCCGCATTTGATGGCCAGATCGGTCAGGCCGCATATGCCGCATCCAAAGGCGGGGTGGTTGCCATGACGCTGCCGCTGGCCCGGGAGCTGGCCCGTTTCGGTGTCCGCGTCATGACCATTGCGCCGGGCATCATGGAAACACCGATGCTTTCGGGCATGCCGGATGATGTCCAGCAGGCGCTCGGCAAAATGGTCCCGTTTCCTCCGCGACTGGGCAAGCCCGAGGAGTTTGCCTCGCTGGTTTGCCACATCATCGAAAACGCTTATCTCAACGGTGAGGTCATTCGTATGGACGGGGCGATCCGGATGGCGCCCAAGTGA
- a CDS encoding heavy metal translocating P-type ATPase produces the protein MSESSVSFRPSQAECYHCGLPVPSDARFEVRIGGAPREMCCAGCQAVAQAIVDNGLDDYYRHRDAMPESQKEAIPEALEELGLFDHPDFQKSFVRPVGEHEREAALILEGITCAACVWLNEQHVAALKGVTAISINYATRRARVRWDEREVHLSDILAAVQAIGYRAYPYDEARSEQIAKRERRSALWRLFVAGFGMMQVMMYAIPAYVAGDGDMTADIEQLLRWASFILTLPVVFYSAAPFFQRAWRDVRLKRLGMDVPVALGVGSAFLASCWATFTASGEVYFDSVAMFVFFLLCGRYLEMVARQKAVRGVESLGKVLPVFADKLLADGGEERVPVSTLVVGDQVRVRPGEAIPADGQVLDGESAADEALLTGESRPVSKTPGDLVTGGSVNVSSPLVIEVQQIGDATRLAAIMRLMERASAEKPALVQMADRIAARFIAFLLLVAVTSGIGWYLVDPDRALWVFVSVLVVSCPCALSLATPAALTVSSDAMSKLGVLITRGHAIEALAKVDTFMFDKTGTLTEGRMRLAEVRPVADGSRDTAVKIAAALEAGSEHAIATAILNASPGGASASGVRATTGQGVEGVVDGIRYRIGREGFVADLVGRGVPDVLAQGDARHTTVFLGSEGAWVAALDCTDMPREDAAQTIRQLEAAGIRTGVLSGDAPDTVTSFAKSLSLDDARGGLTPQQKYEAIALLQAQHRVVAMVGDGVNDAPVLAQAHVSIAMGGGTELARTQADVVLLGGRLQALVDGMMLARRTFRIIRQNLTWAFGYNMVAIPLAVAGWVTPWMAGIGMSASSLMVVLNALRLQRANKGPAR, from the coding sequence GTGTCCGAGTCGTCCGTGTCCTTCCGCCCCAGCCAGGCAGAGTGTTACCACTGCGGTCTGCCGGTACCGTCGGACGCCCGTTTTGAAGTCCGGATCGGTGGCGCGCCCCGCGAGATGTGTTGCGCCGGTTGTCAGGCGGTGGCGCAGGCAATCGTAGACAATGGTCTGGATGACTACTACCGGCACCGCGATGCGATGCCCGAGTCGCAAAAAGAAGCGATTCCGGAGGCGCTCGAAGAACTCGGCCTGTTTGACCACCCAGATTTCCAGAAGAGTTTTGTCCGGCCTGTCGGCGAACATGAACGCGAGGCAGCCCTGATTCTGGAAGGCATTACATGTGCCGCTTGTGTGTGGCTCAATGAGCAGCATGTGGCGGCACTCAAAGGCGTGACCGCGATCTCGATCAATTACGCCACGCGACGGGCGCGTGTCAGATGGGATGAGCGCGAGGTCCATCTCTCGGATATCCTGGCTGCGGTCCAGGCCATTGGCTATCGCGCCTATCCATATGACGAGGCGCGCTCGGAGCAGATTGCCAAGCGCGAGCGTCGTTCGGCCCTGTGGCGACTGTTCGTGGCGGGTTTCGGCATGATGCAGGTCATGATGTATGCCATTCCCGCCTATGTGGCGGGCGATGGCGACATGACTGCCGACATTGAGCAGTTGTTGCGCTGGGCCAGCTTCATCCTGACCCTCCCCGTCGTTTTCTATTCGGCAGCCCCTTTCTTTCAGCGCGCGTGGCGTGACGTGCGACTCAAGCGCCTGGGTATGGATGTGCCCGTGGCGCTCGGGGTTGGGAGCGCCTTTCTGGCCAGTTGCTGGGCGACGTTTACGGCCAGCGGCGAGGTGTACTTCGATTCGGTCGCCATGTTCGTCTTCTTTTTGCTGTGCGGACGCTACCTGGAAATGGTGGCAAGGCAGAAAGCGGTTCGCGGTGTCGAATCGCTGGGCAAGGTTCTGCCGGTTTTTGCCGACAAGCTGCTGGCTGACGGCGGCGAAGAGCGCGTGCCCGTATCAACGCTGGTGGTTGGAGACCAGGTGCGGGTGAGGCCGGGGGAGGCCATTCCTGCGGATGGTCAGGTGCTCGATGGCGAGAGCGCTGCCGACGAGGCCTTGTTGACCGGAGAGAGTCGCCCGGTGAGTAAAACCCCGGGCGATCTGGTCACAGGAGGTAGCGTCAATGTGTCCAGTCCGCTGGTGATCGAGGTGCAACAGATTGGAGACGCCACGCGTCTCGCTGCCATCATGCGGCTCATGGAACGGGCCTCCGCAGAAAAGCCGGCCCTGGTGCAGATGGCAGATCGTATTGCGGCACGCTTCATCGCCTTTTTGCTTCTGGTGGCGGTTACCTCAGGCATTGGCTGGTACCTGGTCGATCCGGATCGGGCGCTCTGGGTTTTTGTTTCAGTGCTGGTGGTCAGCTGCCCCTGCGCGCTTTCCCTGGCCACGCCAGCCGCATTGACGGTTTCGTCCGACGCCATGTCGAAGCTCGGGGTGCTGATCACACGCGGGCATGCCATCGAAGCGCTCGCCAAGGTCGATACGTTCATGTTCGACAAGACCGGTACGCTTACCGAAGGGCGGATGCGTCTGGCCGAGGTGCGTCCGGTCGCCGATGGCTCTCGAGACACCGCCGTGAAAATAGCCGCGGCGCTGGAGGCGGGGTCCGAGCACGCCATTGCCACGGCCATCCTCAATGCCTCCCCGGGGGGCGCCTCGGCCAGTGGCGTGCGTGCCACGACAGGGCAGGGCGTAGAAGGGGTTGTAGACGGCATCCGCTACCGGATCGGGCGCGAAGGGTTTGTGGCCGACCTGGTCGGTCGTGGCGTGCCTGACGTCCTTGCTCAAGGCGACGCCCGCCACACAACCGTCTTCCTGGGTAGCGAAGGCGCCTGGGTGGCTGCGCTCGACTGTACTGATATGCCACGCGAGGATGCTGCTCAGACCATCCGCCAGCTTGAGGCGGCGGGTATTCGAACCGGTGTTCTCAGTGGTGACGCGCCGGACACGGTGACCTCGTTTGCGAAGTCCTTGTCGCTCGATGACGCACGTGGCGGCCTGACGCCGCAGCAGAAATACGAGGCAATTGCATTGCTGCAAGCGCAACACCGGGTCGTGGCGATGGTGGGTGATGGCGTGAACGATGCGCCGGTGCTTGCCCAGGCGCACGTCTCGATCGCCATGGGCGGGGGGACCGAACTGGCGCGCACCCAGGCAGATGTTGTCCTGCTGGGTGGGCGCTTGCAGGCTCTTGTCGATGGGATGATGCTGGCGCGCAGAACCTTCCGGATCATTCGTCAGAATCTGACCTGGGCCTTTGGCTACAATATGGTAGCGATCCCGCTGGCTGTGGCCGGCTGGGTGACCCCGTGGATGGCCGGTATCGGCATGTCTGCCAGCTCGCTCATGGTGGTGCTCAATGCGCTGCGCCTGCAGCGAGCCAACAAAGGGCCCGCGCGCTAA
- the ccoS gene encoding cbb3-type cytochrome oxidase assembly protein CcoS has protein sequence MESLYLLIPLSVLLVFIIGFLFWWSVKSGQFDDMEGPAYRMLMDDDDPAADRLSDTPDGEDGRDQKSL, from the coding sequence ATGGAAAGCCTCTATTTACTCATCCCCCTGTCGGTCCTGCTGGTCTTCATCATCGGCTTTCTGTTCTGGTGGTCTGTCAAAAGCGGACAATTTGATGATATGGAAGGACCAGCGTATCGTATGCTGATGGATGATGATGATCCGGCCGCTGATCGCCTGTCCGATACACCGGATGGCGAAGACGGGCGTGATCAGAAATCGCTGTAG